Below is a window of Solanum stenotomum isolate F172 chromosome 7, ASM1918654v1, whole genome shotgun sequence DNA.
ACTAGAATCATATCAAAGTGAGCACATAACATCAAATGATGGTTTTTTCGAGAAGAAGGTTACAGAAGAAGCACCTGTTATCTCATCATTCGCAAGCAATTTTGGTGTCAAAGCTACTGAGGCAGATAGCGAATGCCTGAAATGCAGAGATAGGATACTGATAGTCCATGGTGAACAAATCCTCTCCCACTTTCCCAAATTGGAGAATAACATTCTCATTTTCCTGTCCAGCTCCATCCCCGAGAGAAGCAACTAGCTGAAAGTTTTTTACAGAAGCGACTGTCACCCGGCCATTGAAGTTAAGACACCAGCATTGGAGTTGCTCGTGCCACCTAGGAGCTTTGTTCTTCAAAGTTAGAACTTCATCTTTTGGACTTGGTAAAGGCCCGGATGAGAAATTATCCACGCGAGTTGATTTTGATCTAAAAAAGTGGAGGGAGGGGAAGGAATCTACATTCACCGGAACAAATTCTGTTTGCGTAGGGGCTAAGCCCCCAGGTTCAATAGAAGAAGCCGGAATTGCATCCATGATACACAGCATCCTCCTGGGCCCCCTGACACAAATAAACAATTTATTTCAATTGGCAAGTGAAAGACAAGTAGACAACCACCCTTTCTTCAATCAGGAAGAAAAGTAGCCATTCTGTTTTCAACCTCTAAAAGTGTAATATTCTTATGACACCAAAAACTTATTAAATTAATCTTGACATTTACTTTTTGGTATGAACTGACACTAACttttatgttctttttagaaGAGCGAATTGGATTTTATGGACAACTGAAGAATGAACGATGCCAGCCAGTTAGACATGCAGGGAGTATTTCCTTTATTGGACATTCCTGTAGATAAAAGCACACAAAAGGAACTATCTCTTACCTAGCCCCCAGGACATTCAACTCATATGAGATGTGAGCTACAGGATAGTTGCCAGTGGGTATTCTTGGAGAGACTTGTTTCATCCCAACAAACCTAGTAGAGCGACATTTACTGACTTTAGCTCCTGCATTAGATGGTTGTGCATCGTAGACAGTGAACTTGGTCCCCAAGAAGTTGGATCTGTTACAAAGTTCAGCAAGGAGAAAGCAGTCAGCAAGATGTCTGTAAAGTAACAAATGACGTACTAGCGCGACAAACCTCAGCTTCCCAATGTAGGTGCTGCTACCCTTGGAAACATCTTCAGCATTTAAAGAAATGATGTAATCTGTGTATGTTGGCCTTTTACACTTCCGAGCAGCAAGAAGGAACTTACCATCATCGTTAGCAACTGTATGAAAAGCCAAGTAGTGAAGGTCAGTGCAATATCATTTAGCCTGAATAATATAAGCAAAGAAATCCTATATAGGTGCAGGTATAGCAAAGGAAGCCTCCGATGATCTGATTGTACCAAAAGATACactgaaaaggaaaagataCAAGAAGGGTGCTTAATACACCTAGAAAGAAAGAAGTGAAAATGAACTAAATGCTTATTCACCTTCATTTAAATTAAGGAAGAGGTGATATGTCTGTGAGCTGCGGTTCCTTCTGATGAAACATTGAACAAGCTTGTCTCTTGGACCAGGCTGCAGGAAGAGGAGAAAGTGATCATTCACTATGATTTGCAAGCAGATAAAAATTGTTCTAGTTTGCATACTTTAACTGGGAAAAGGGAAATAGGACACAGGAATGTAAATGTTAGAGAACAATATATAAAAGCATAAATTAATCGTGTGCAGCAACTGGTTTTGTTCCATCAGCTCAAAGTGGTATGAGCAACAAATACAAGTAAAATATAGCTTAGATGATAAGTCGATAAAGCTTGAGAAAGAACAACCATTCAGTAGTAATTCCAACAGACATAGTTGCTAGCAGTCTTAGCAAAATATCATTCCAAAAGGTTTCTTGTAGGTTGACATAATTTTTCAGTCCTTGGTATATATAAAGCATATACTGAGCATATTGTATTCATAAGCTATAATCATCTCTCTTCATGGATGTTGCAATAATTGTTCCGTCTGTTTGTTCTCTACCTCCCTCCTACCCTCCCCCCTTTCGAGTGCATTGAATGCATAATCAGTCAATAGTTGTTATTTACAAAAGTTAAATGTTGTAGAACACGGGACCTTTCCAAATGCCGCTAAAGTTCCAGTTGGAGTTACTCTCgcacaaaataaataacaacCCTGCCTTAAGTTGAGAATGTCTTCCACACTACTTCAGCAGAATCTTCACTCAAGTGTATAAGAATGCAGTAGGTTGCAGGTCTATAGTTGTTTATGGTCATATAACATGTTACAAACATTTATCATGAATGAAGCATACCATAAAAATACCTTGAATGTGCTACAGAGTAATCTAATGGGAGCATGAATGTTAAACTTAAATGAGAATGTAATAAAGGTCAAAAGATCTCCCATCTCTTGCTGTAAATAAGGATTTAATAGATCTACAGGCGTACGCCGTACAAACTACTGAGGTTTGCTATATGGTTCAAACTAAGCTATCTCCCATCTCTTGTTGTGAATAACGATCTACACGTGTACTGACTACTGAGGATTTATGAGGTTTGCTATTTGGTTCAAACTAAGTTATGGTTGCTCAAAATAGCTATTTGCTTTGACATTTCAACTGGAGTAACCACCCCTTCTAAAAAGAAGAGTATAGTTTCGCTCTTTgtaactttctttgatgaggGAAGTATGATTGAgctggtttggacatgtgaagagggTATGCGCAGACGCCCAACTAAGGAGGTGCGAGAGGTTGATTATAGTAGGTACGAGGAGAGGTAGGCTAaaaaagtattggggagaggtgattagacagagCATGATACAACTTCAGGTTATCGatgacatgaccttagataggatGGTGTGGAAGATGCGTGTACTAGGGTAAAAGGTTAGAAGTGGAGTGTTGTCTTGTTTTTTCGCGGGTTTAGGCTTGTTGGTATTTGTTGTTGTACTAGTCGTATTATTGTAGTTCTTGCTTTTGATATCTATCATCGTCTGTTGTTTACTGTGTTTCAATTATCCCTTTATTTTGTTGGTCTTGTAGGCTTTCCACCGCTTTCCTTGTTAGTTGTTATGTTTTTgacattgttttcttcttctttgtactTGAATTTGCTACAATTGAGTTGAGAGTcttttggaaacaacctctaCCCTTCCTAGACCCCTTTTGTAGAATTTCAgtaagtatgttgttgttgtaacttTTGTACTTGCATTCATTCAGTATTTcgttacaacaacaacatactcaatgAAATTCCACTAAGTGGGGTCTGAGGAGAGTAAGTGTACACACCTTTCCACTAAGTCGTGGAGAGGCTATGTCCAAAAGATCATCTGCTCAGATGTatcaaatccaagtaaaagaagaagaaaccaatgaagaaaacataatccttaataagaaaagaatgtaaagtTTACgagaaaaatacaataataaccgAAAGAGAGTGATAATtgaaacacaataaacaacattGACAAAAACTACAAGGGTACGACAAGTACCACAACAGACCATAACAAGTCTAAACCTTCGCATGAAGAGACAACATTTAacccctactaaccttctaccctaaacACGGCTTCTACTCCTTAACTAGAGTCATGTACTCGGTAATATGAAGATGTGTCATATCCTATCTAATCATCTCTACCCAATACTTTTTCAACCTACCTATATTCTTCTGCGTCCCCCCTACCACCAACCTCCCGCACCTTCTCACTAGGGCGTCAATGCACCTCCTATGCACATGCCCATAAACATTCCAGATACAACACATCAACATTCTAGCTACAACTTtgaaaatcatttgaaaaaaaggaaatgacAAAAAAGAGTAAAGAGGAGCGAAGGAGGGGGAGTCTAAATCAATGGACATCAACAAAGAAGAACATGGGAATGGAAGGGAAAAAGAGAAGAGTGGGGGAAGCTAGGGTATACTTTTAGGGATTTGCTACAAAATCCAAAGTACAGCTATgtttggtattttttttaaaactatcacTATAAGGGGTAATTAGAGGGTTGACGTTGCTCTGTCAGGTAATTATCCCTACTAAATATTGCCTTCTACGGCAAAATAGAGACTTTCTAAATGCAACACTTATCATGTCTAGATGATATCGTAGCTTGTTTATTAAGTAAACAAATGCTTTTCTAACAACAGTAGTAGATATAACATCAACTATAAGGTTCATCCCCAATGCAGATAACTACGTTCAGTCAAACtaacataaaacaaaacaacaagAATGCAAAGGCATACATACACTGCAACACTAATAGTTTATAAAACAAGAGACGAACCTGCTTCAAGGAGATTGGGAACGTCAATTTCCCGCTAACTTCGGGTGTTTTGAcaatttctttcattatttctCTCCAACTCCTACAAACACCAGCACACGCAACCACATTTTTCCTCGGACGCCAATCAGAGTCGGACTCCTCAATCCTCATTAGGACATCTCTCAATAGCTCAGGCGGCATATTAGCCCAACAACTTTGCCTCAAAGCATCGAGTGTCACCGTACAATCCTGAACCACCCTATGTGACCTAGAGCGAAATCCTTTCCGCGAAATGCTCCCAAACTCATCCTTCATGTCCTGAATCATACTCTTGAAGGACATGTTAACACCAATACTTCAACAGACAATAAACTATACAACACTGGTTTAAAAAATTTCCTCAACAGTGACACCCAATGCAACCTAATTCACCTTTTCAAGAACCAATTTTTTATGGGAATTTTGTACCAAACCCAAAATCCTCCTGCACCTAGTACCCAGATCCTGTTACTTGATAAACCCCATAAATAAAGTCAGTTCTCTGTTGATAACCAACCATCTGTAAAGCAAAAGATCCAATCTTtgataataaaaatcaaatctttgatTAAAAAAGCTTCAATCTTGGATAAAATGGAGAAACCCTAGCAGTCATACACCAAACAAACAAGATAAGAGAAACCCACCAAAATGTCCCTCCAAATGATGAAATTAAACACACCCAAGCTGCAATTCTACATTTACAGATCCACAAAACTCAATCTACACCatgaattcaagatttgaaAAAGCACTGATCCATGATCAGCAGATATACAGATCTAGAAATCTGTGATGagatacattgaatgtacataGAAACATACAGCTGAAATGGGTCCTAGAGTTTCATGTCTGAACATCATTTGGGATTAGAGAACTTTGGCAGGAAGGCAGGTATAGGAGTAGATAGAGggattttaggggttagggttggTAGGTTTTGTTGAAAAAAAGCAAATTCTTCTTTAGTTTTTGGGCTTCATAGTGACAGCAAGTGTTGTTGGTATGTGCTGTTCCCTTTTGTCTCATATAAGCATTGAGTCCTCTTTGGGTAGGATATACTACTTGAAATGTCTAAACTAACCCTCTAGAAGATTTAAGTGATATATACTTGCGGTGTAAATTGATAGATATTTAAACGCAGtagataagaaaaaatatagtaatttagAAATGCTTTTGAGATTGATGCATAAAGTATCTTATATTTATGCAGGATTTTGGAGAAGTATTGTaggtttttttatatatattcgtCGTTTAAGATCTTgactttattgaaaaaaaattctctatcaagaaaaagtataatatctctaatttttttttaattacgcAAGCTTTATCTAGTGCATAAATGATATATACACTTGTATATCAGTGTATGTACTTAGTGAATGTCATCTGTATAGCattgtatatataatactaTACACTTGTTATATACTAAAATTTTGCCAAACATACTCTTATAGTGAGATtcaccatacaaataattattttcaccTTCAAATCATTATAATCATTTCCGTAAACCATCATAACTACAATATACTTGGTCATAAcaatacaaaaatcaattttcatagaagaaaagaagaaaaaaaaagttcattaGGATCAGAATGTATCTCCTTTTCTAGCAAATGAATTGGCGTTAGTAAGATCTGATAGTCACAACGTCATTATTTTGTGAGGCActttcaagttcttttgtaggaaaaagtttattaataatttgcttTGATACAATAGAaggagaaaggaaaaaaaaaaaagaacgatAGCATCGAAAAAGTTACAAAGATGTATGAAATCAACAAAAGATAAATGTGATTATTATGACAACAGTCGGAGTTTTATAACAAAGGTTGTAAATAGGGGATTGGTGTACGGTTAGAGTGCTTGTAAGATAAGGATTAGGAATAGCTAATAAGAAAAGATTAGATATGAGCCTGAAATTAAGAAATAtctatatttcttaaatttctatattttgaaaaatataattatattgggttattaattaaaaatatctttaaattaaagttgatacttaGAAAACACATTTCCTCATATGATATGAAAATCTCTCATTTGTCTCTTCTCCTTTTGGAGCCCCCTCATCGACATGTATCGAACAAGATCAGTTTTGATAAGGATGTATTTTATCCTACCTAGTCTACATCTACTTTCACCTCAATTCTAAAACATGCTGCTCAGTTAGAATATTCacaattaattatgaaaatattttattttttttctttttgatgacCCCCACCTCACCCTAAACCTAATGAGTTGGCATAAATTATATTCATTCATACAAGCTGATGCAAAATAGGTGCATGCCATAAATTAGAGTGCATGACTTCACTTgagcccaattttttttttttgtactaaaaaaattagagttcaaagtccaaaaaataaattaataattagcGTTATTAACTAGAAGTATCTTTAAAGTccaaatatgtaattttaagaATATAATGACTTTGGTGATAagaacacataaaataaattaatgaagcTTTAAATTTTGGATCCGTTGTTATCTTAATCTTCTATaatttgaaaagtcaaaatattttctctttgatTAGCAACTTGTTTGACAACTTATAAAAAGGACTTTTGTTTTACATCTTTGAGGACTTTTGTTTTACATCTTTGAGGACTCACTCATAATTTAGAAAATGATGTCGTCGGTGGAATTACGAATTGTGGCGGACCCA
It encodes the following:
- the LOC125870779 gene encoding tubby-like F-box protein 3, translating into MSFKSMIQDMKDEFGSISRKGFRSRSHRVVQDCTVTLDALRQSCWANMPPELLRDVLMRIEESDSDWRPRKNVVACAGVCRSWREIMKEIVKTPEVSGKLTFPISLKQPGPRDKLVQCFIRRNRSSQTYHLFLNLNEVANDDGKFLLAARKCKRPTYTDYIISLNAEDVSKGSSTYIGKLRSNFLGTKFTVYDAQPSNAGAKVSKCRSTRFVGMKQVSPRIPTGNYPVAHISYELNVLGARGPRRMLCIMDAIPASSIEPGGLAPTQTEFVPVNVDSFPSLHFFRSKSTRVDNFSSGPLPSPKDEVLTLKNKAPRWHEQLQCWCLNFNGRVTVASVKNFQLVASLGDGAGQENENVILQFGKVGEDLFTMDYQYPISAFQAFAICLSSFDTKIACE